In Gossypium arboreum isolate Shixiya-1 chromosome 6, ASM2569848v2, whole genome shotgun sequence, the following are encoded in one genomic region:
- the LOC108454494 gene encoding dihydroceramide fatty acyl 2-hydroxylase FAH1-like, translated as MAGKEFTVDLNKPLVFQVGHLGEAYQEWVHTPIVTDESPRFFKSDLMEILTRTVWWVVPLIWVPVAMWFISISYTMGHTLPLVVLMSVVGSFIWTFLEYCFHRFLFHIETKSYWANTFHYLIHGCHHKHPMDGLRLVIPPAEAAILAIMFWNLYGILFTVSTRPALFGGGLIGYVIYDMIHYYVHHGQPTKQSIKKLKKYHLNHHFRIQNKGFGITTTLWDRVFGTLPKTKADKKSG; from the exons ATGGCTGGAAAGGAATTCACTGTTGATCTGAACAAACCCCTTGTcttccag GTTGGTCACCTTGGAGAAGCTTACCAGGAATGGGTTCATACACCTATTGTGACAGATGAAAGTCCTCGCTTTTTCAAGAGTGATTTGATGGAG ATCCTCACTCGGACAGTGTGGTGGGTAGTACCATTGATATGGGTGCCGGTTGCAATGTGGTTCATCTCAATCTCTTACACAATGGGTCATACACTTCCCCTAGTTGTTTTAATGTCTGTTGTTGGAAGTTTCATTTGGACATTCTTGGAATACTGTTTCCACCGATTCCTTTTCCACATTGAAACAAAGAGTTACTG GGCGAACACTTTTCACTATCTAATCCATGGCTGCCACCATAAGCACCCTATGGATGGGCTAAGGCTTGTGATTCCACCTGCAGAAGCTGCTATACTAGCTAtaatg TTTTGGAACTTGTATGGGATTTTATTCACTGTCTCCACAAGACCTGCATTATTTGGAGGTGGACTGATTGGATATGTGATATATGATATGATACATTACTATGTGCACCATGGCCAGCCTACCAAACAATCTATCAAAAAACTTAAG AAATATCACTTGAACCATCACTTTAGGATTCAAAACAAGGGCTTTGGCATAACTACAACATTGTGGGACAGAGTTTTTGGAACCCTTCCAAAGACCAAAGCAGACAAGAAAAGTGGATAG